One genomic segment of Oreochromis aureus strain Israel breed Guangdong linkage group 9, ZZ_aureus, whole genome shotgun sequence includes these proteins:
- the LOC116324992 gene encoding coiled-coil domain-containing protein 106-like, whose product MSSVWHQEPSCYSPCVEIDSSSVRTKERLSSPAWLKQEQDDLRIIKWENFQTGASADAVQDNTPSSAMSAASQVEGLPPRVLLTITKLQCMLESKQERIGALERQVEDLMQDRKFLRSQIENLTSNRSMPAFAAPSPVTETPKLSRVQHSENKSRKRERASSSSSTSSDSGSEASDSSEVSAASSEHRRKKHHKDKKRSKKGRDYSRKRATGVQYVIHRYKQVLSAFIKKKSMSEAFRHLGIDRNTIANTASIAELHLAGKDMVSLVGNFRQGEETLVSYAQRCTLVIDSDTDLSRKIDQMKANGELLPISGKRSRLLHSHLPQLGGPAESILIG is encoded by the exons ATGTCATCTGTTTGGCATCAGGAGCCGTCATGTTATTCGCCCTGTGTAGAAATCGACTCCAGCTCCGTGAGGACCAAAGAGCGCCTCAGCTCTCCTGCTTGGCTAAAGCAGGAGCAAGACGACCTTCGTATCATTAAGTGGGAGAATTTTCAAACGGGAGCATCAGCAGATGCTGTTCAGGACAACACACCCAGCAGTGCCATGTCTG CTGCTTCCCAAGTAGAGGGTCTTCCCCCGAGGGTGCTGCTGACCATCACCAAGCTGCAGTGCATGCTGGAGAGCAAACAAGAACGCATCGGTGCTCTCGAGAGGCAGGTGGAGGATTTGATGCAGGACCGCAAGTTCCTGAGGAGCCAGATTGAAAACCTCACAAGTAACCGCTCCATGCCAGCGTTTGCTGCCCCCAGTCCTGTGACTGAAA CTCCCAAGCTGAGCAGAGTGCAGCATTCAGAAAATAAATCTcgaaagagagaaagagcttCTTCTAGTTCCTCCACCAGCAGCGACAGCGGCTCTGAGGCATCCGACTCATCGGAAGTGTCTGCAGCATCTAGTGAACACAGACGCAAGAAACACCACAAGGATAAGAAAAGATCAAAGAAAGGGAGGGACTACAGCAGGAAACGAG CCACCGGAGTCCAGTACGTCATTCACCGCTACAAACAAGTCCTGTCCGCTTTCATCAAGAAGAAAAGCATGAGCGAAGCGTTCCGCCATCTTGGAATCGACCGGAACACCATCGCCAACACGGCATCAATTGCCGAGCTCCACCTGGCGGGTAAAGACATGGTCTCATTGGTTGGCAATTTTCGCCAAGGGGAAGAGACTCTGGTGAGCTACGCCCAAAGGTGCACTTTGGTCATTGACAGCGACACTGACCTGTCCAGGAAAATAGACCAGATGAAAGCCAACGGCGAGCTTCTGCCCATCTCGGGGAAAAGGTCAAGGTTGTTGCATTCTCACCTGC